The following coding sequences are from one uncultured Methanobrevibacter sp. window:
- a CDS encoding TIGR00296 family protein: protein MLSEDDGKYLLSVAKDAIETYVKENRKIDTPSDCPDYMHEELGVFVTLNKHNNLRGCIGYPEPVYPLIDAVIDSAISAAMRDPRFPSVDESELDSLDYEITVLTKPQVIEVEKPIDYLDNIIIGKDGLIVERGFYRGLLLPQVAPEHNMDKEEFLSHTCMKAGLRPDAWLDKNTKVYKFQGQIFK from the coding sequence ATGTTAAGTGAAGATGATGGAAAATATTTGTTAAGTGTAGCAAAAGATGCTATTGAAACATATGTCAAAGAGAATAGAAAAATTGACACACCTTCAGATTGTCCAGACTATATGCATGAGGAACTTGGAGTTTTTGTCACATTGAACAAACACAATAATCTAAGGGGATGCATCGGTTACCCTGAACCTGTTTACCCATTGATTGATGCTGTCATTGATTCAGCAATTTCTGCAGCAATGAGAGATCCACGTTTTCCAAGTGTTGATGAAAGTGAATTGGATTCACTCGATTATGAGATTACTGTTTTGACCAAGCCACAAGTCATTGAAGTTGAAAAGCCAATCGATTATTTAGACAACATCATCATTGGAAAAGATGGATTGATTGTTGAACGTGGATTCTACCGAGGATTGCTCTTGCCACAAGTGGCTCCAGAACACAATATGGACAAAGAAGAGTTCCTATCCCACACTTGCATGAAGGCAGGACTTAGACCAGATGCATGGTTAGATAAAAATACAAAAGTATACAAATTCCAAGGGCAAATATTTAAATAA
- a CDS encoding NOG1 family protein → MMLPTIPTPDELLDKGFRRGKKAADLRRGEKMPKHLKGKRIEETRVITACQVIKDRLKMILDRTPEIEELPEFYQDYIDITVGVDDFKQALGALNWAYGIITQLEKEYGAKIRKSSSERATGLRKQAYGRISSVVHKIEKDLDFLDFAKQSLRNMPTVDFDAISIVIAGFPNVGKSTLLTHITDAEPQVANYPFTTKGIQIGHFEKKWQHYQIIDTPGLLDRPIGDMNDIELNAMVALEHLADAILFIFDGSETCGYLLENQYNLLEEIQNVFDAPIIYLFNKMDIAEYDGIRHDYVQQYIDKCEDPLLISAAEGEGIEEIIDLIMKVEKRERIEEEDEYEDDENYFDLT, encoded by the coding sequence ATGATGTTACCAACTATTCCAACTCCAGATGAATTATTAGATAAAGGTTTCAGAAGAGGTAAGAAGGCAGCTGATTTAAGAAGAGGAGAAAAGATGCCTAAACACTTAAAAGGCAAACGTATCGAAGAAACAAGAGTAATCACTGCTTGTCAAGTCATTAAAGATAGACTTAAAATGATCTTGGACCGTACCCCTGAAATCGAAGAGTTACCTGAATTTTATCAAGATTATATAGACATCACTGTAGGTGTAGATGATTTCAAGCAAGCATTAGGTGCACTTAATTGGGCTTATGGTATTATTACCCAGCTCGAAAAGGAATATGGTGCAAAAATCAGAAAATCCTCTTCTGAAAGGGCAACTGGCCTTAGAAAACAGGCTTATGGAAGAATCTCTTCAGTTGTTCATAAGATTGAAAAGGATCTTGACTTCTTAGACTTTGCAAAACAATCCTTAAGGAATATGCCTACTGTTGACTTTGATGCAATAAGCATTGTAATTGCAGGTTTCCCAAATGTAGGTAAATCAACATTGCTTACCCACATTACAGATGCAGAGCCTCAAGTGGCTAACTATCCATTTACAACAAAAGGTATTCAAATAGGACACTTTGAGAAAAAATGGCAGCATTACCAAATCATTGACACTCCCGGTTTATTGGATAGACCTATTGGAGACATGAATGATATTGAATTGAATGCTATGGTAGCTCTTGAACACTTGGCAGATGCAATATTGTTCATTTTTGATGGATCTGAAACCTGCGGATACCTTCTTGAAAATCAATACAATCTTTTAGAAGAGATTCAAAATGTGTTTGATGCTCCTATCATCTACTTATTCAATAAAATGGATATTGCTGAGTATGATGGCATAAGACATGATTATGTACAACAGTACATTGATAAATGTGAAGATCCATTGCTTATCTCAGCTGCAGAGGGAGAAGGTATTGAAGAAATCATTGACTTAATAATGAAAGTTGAAAAAAGAGAAAGAATTGAAGAAGAAGACGAATATGAAGATGATGAAAATTACTTTGATTTAACATAA
- a CDS encoding Hsp20/alpha crystallin family protein produces MPEDVKEDIEVEFEEVDVEVETSKSDELKEKAEKFREDFRTKAEARNEANKEKFDETLNKSKDVAGKVGENLSKTIDDTIIAMKALQKNFDTRYQGYKETVATGNISIDLAENKDFYYLQAYLAGIEKEDISIEATNNSVTIKACFDNIMKNIESTEENPATLIVSGIKAGEADRTVTLTEDIVKEEITAKHNNGTLFVTIPKRIVPKTKIDIE; encoded by the coding sequence ATGCCTGAAGATGTAAAAGAAGACATTGAAGTAGAATTTGAAGAAGTTGACGTAGAAGTAGAAACTTCCAAATCTGACGAATTAAAAGAAAAAGCAGAAAAATTCAGAGAAGACTTCAGAACCAAAGCTGAAGCAAGAAATGAGGCTAACAAAGAAAAATTCGATGAAACCTTAAACAAAAGTAAAGATGTTGCTGGAAAAGTTGGTGAAAACCTTAGTAAAACTATCGATGACACCATTATTGCAATGAAAGCTCTTCAAAAGAATTTCGATACCAGATACCAAGGCTACAAAGAAACCGTTGCAACCGGAAATATCAGCATCGACTTAGCAGAAAACAAAGATTTCTACTACTTACAAGCTTACTTAGCAGGTATCGAAAAAGAAGACATCTCCATTGAAGCAACTAACAACTCTGTAACCATCAAAGCATGCTTTGACAACATCATGAAAAACATTGAAAGTACTGAAGAAAACCCAGCAACTTTAATTGTTTCCGGTATCAAAGCAGGTGAAGCAGACAGAACAGTTACTTTAACTGAAGACATTGTAAAAGAAGAAATTACTGCAAAACACAACAATGGAACCTTATTCGTAACAATTCCAAAAAGAATAGTTCCTAAAACTAAAATAGACATCGAATAA
- a CDS encoding histone family protein, whose product MMAIPKAPVNRIIKDAGAERVSDAAVVALVEYLEADAAAVAKKAIEYAKIAKRQTVKADDIALAIDKE is encoded by the coding sequence ATTATGGCAATTCCTAAAGCTCCTGTAAATAGGATTATTAAAGATGCTGGTGCTGAAAGAGTAAGTGATGCAGCTGTAGTTGCATTAGTAGAATACTTAGAAGCTGACGCAGCAGCAGTAGCTAAAAAAGCAATTGAATACGCTAAAATTGCAAAAAGACAAACTGTAAAAGCAGATGATATTGCATTAGCTATCGACAAAGAATAA
- a CDS encoding flavodoxin family protein, whose translation MDFYIVNGGPRKKFNTAQLLEKASQGIVDELKKNHDEEEINIHNVHLYDLDFKGCKSCFHCKKIGGKYYAQCPIKDDLRDLLPKMKESDGIIFGSPIYFGEITGELRSFFERFLFSLFVYGGESNAPKRMPIGMIYTMNVTEDICAPLYGSTFDLLESNLENVYSNPHSLKVYDTYQFTDYSKYENYAFDPELKAKRKEIHFPIDLKDAYGLGVKIAQDTLKI comes from the coding sequence ATGGATTTTTATATAGTGAATGGCGGTCCAAGAAAGAAATTTAACACTGCCCAATTATTGGAAAAAGCAAGTCAAGGCATTGTTGATGAATTAAAGAAGAACCATGATGAAGAAGAAATTAACATTCATAATGTTCATCTTTATGACTTGGATTTCAAAGGATGCAAATCATGTTTCCATTGTAAAAAGATTGGCGGGAAATATTATGCGCAATGCCCTATCAAAGATGACTTAAGGGATTTGCTTCCTAAAATGAAAGAGTCTGATGGAATCATTTTTGGAAGCCCTATTTACTTTGGTGAGATAACTGGAGAACTCAGATCCTTTTTTGAAAGGTTTTTATTTTCTTTATTCGTTTACGGTGGAGAGTCCAATGCTCCTAAAAGAATGCCTATTGGAATGATTTACACTATGAATGTTACTGAGGACATATGCGCTCCGCTTTATGGCAGCACATTTGATCTTTTAGAAAGCAATCTTGAAAATGTTTACTCAAACCCACATTCATTAAAGGTTTATGACACTTATCAATTTACAGATTATTCCAAGTATGAAAATTATGCATTTGACCCTGAATTAAAAGCTAAAAGGAAAGAAATACACTTCCCAATTGACTTGAAAGACGCTTATGGTTTAGGTGTAAAAATAGCTCAAGATACCTTGAAAATTTAA
- a CDS encoding SIS domain-containing protein, producing MKYQMYYEMMEQPEALRRTFASELDNMANISKLVESVDTIYLIGCGSSISTCYSIRDALASVSDLRIEVFTGYEFLYNKKLNENENSLFIATSQSGETADTLAALRRANEFNIDTVSISNEPESSMIKEAKYPVKTLGNTETAILGTKTYITQLACLYQILFAASGYEKADEILEQLSAMPDLIEDLLKTTEEDNKKLAEELKDEEGFYCLGSGVNFGLAYKLAMTMLMEGAIKHACPLYSSEYRHGLIERAEKDVPLIFLDADLESDELTKIAIRNSRNELSANVIIYNLKDYADINPLLAPFILVIPLEWFVYYLAHFNGEDPGSTRHIGKVRYE from the coding sequence ATGAAATATCAGATGTATTATGAAATGATGGAACAACCAGAAGCTTTAAGAAGGACTTTTGCTTCTGAATTGGATAATATGGCTAATATTTCTAAATTAGTTGAATCTGTTGATACTATCTATTTAATTGGATGTGGAAGTTCTATTTCCACCTGTTATTCTATAAGGGATGCATTGGCATCTGTATCTGATTTAAGAATAGAAGTTTTCACTGGCTATGAATTCTTATACAATAAAAAATTAAATGAAAATGAAAATTCATTGTTTATTGCAACTTCCCAATCTGGTGAAACTGCTGACACTTTAGCCGCTTTAAGGAGAGCTAATGAATTTAATATTGACACTGTTTCAATTTCAAATGAACCTGAAAGTTCAATGATTAAGGAAGCCAAATATCCTGTCAAAACCTTAGGAAATACTGAAACAGCCATTCTTGGTACTAAAACTTATATCACTCAATTAGCATGTCTTTATCAAATTTTATTTGCAGCTTCAGGTTATGAAAAGGCGGATGAAATTTTAGAACAGTTATCTGCTATGCCTGATTTAATTGAAGATCTTCTAAAAACTACTGAAGAAGACAATAAAAAATTGGCAGAAGAATTAAAAGATGAAGAAGGATTCTACTGTTTAGGTAGCGGTGTTAACTTTGGTCTTGCATATAAATTGGCTATGACCATGTTGATGGAAGGGGCTATCAAGCATGCTTGTCCACTTTATTCATCTGAATATAGGCATGGTTTAATAGAAAGGGCAGAAAAAGATGTTCCTCTAATTTTCTTGGATGCTGACTTGGAAAGTGATGAGTTGACTAAGATAGCTATTAGAAATTCCAGGAATGAATTATCTGCAAATGTGATAATATATAACCTTAAGGATTATGCAGATATTAATCCATTGCTTGCACCATTTATACTTGTAATACCTTTAGAATGGTTTGTTTACTATTTAGCACACTTCAATGGTGAAGATCCGGGCAGTACAAGACATATTGGTAAAGTAAGATACGAATAG
- a CDS encoding DUF447 domain-containing protein has protein sequence MFTLATTNTIPDEYLTRISNKTQSSNELAYLTDADAYFICEVKSLKTSLREDDIKSSDVNFIKSEVVKLNIKNKCVKPINRAIHALTEALVNYSRINIVDEDTRKYFIERFLESERVIKRVGNEKEKESIQILKDDLINQGFEILKKE, from the coding sequence ATGTTTACTCTCGCAACAACAAATACAATTCCTGACGAATATCTGACCAGAATCTCTAATAAAACCCAAAGCAGTAATGAATTGGCATATTTGACTGATGCTGATGCTTATTTCATATGTGAAGTTAAAAGTTTGAAAACATCCCTAAGAGAAGATGACATTAAATCAAGCGATGTCAATTTCATTAAATCAGAAGTAGTTAAGCTCAATATTAAAAATAAATGCGTTAAACCAATAAATAGAGCAATTCATGCATTGACTGAGGCATTGGTAAATTATTCCAGAATAAACATTGTTGATGAGGATACACGAAAATATTTCATTGAAAGATTTTTAGAATCCGAAAGAGTAATCAAAAGAGTGGGAAATGAAAAGGAAAAAGAATCAATTCAAATCCTAAAAGATGATTTGATAAATCAAGGATTTGAGATTTTGAAAAAAGAATAG
- the ade gene encoding adenine deaminase, producing the protein MDERIIDVDGNEIIISVDGIDDFEIADISFEDAEELEGDLIITAKYLNVEFGEVYPAEIVIEDGLFKEVIPIITDDDNELDLDYDGILIPGFIDSHIHIESSKLSPSNFAKAVLPYGTTSVVADSHEIANVLGIDGINWMVEDGKYVPFDFYYAVPSCVPHSSFENSGAVITSSDVKELLKRDEMVALGEMNFPAVLSGDEEVLRKIEGAHKLGKPIDGHAPLLSGEDLKRYVSYGITTDHECTSFSEAIEKSRLGMTIMVREGSSAKDMDALLDYDDRLNYLIEEEMAGNAVIESIDDAMSIPPFEILVCDDIDAEDLSEGHLDRVIKKAISLKINPKEAIKMATFNPAEHYGLNCGAIEEGRIANFALVDDLRNLNVSKVWVHGELVVDDGKVLFETEIAESKPSIVLDEVKAEDFDAKMEMSWTNSLMDETTNVFAIKAYDSSILTEKCEETLLVQDGVIQSDLNKDVVKIAVVNRYGGNNIMNGFIKGFNLKKGAFGASVAHDSHNILVIGTNSEDMAKVVNIIREHQGGLAVYSSEEDLCEVLELPIAGLMSNRDIDYVADKNRKLGEAVNKLGCNLTSPFTTLSFMALLSIPHFKISNQGLFDVDKLEFIDLIHNF; encoded by the coding sequence ATGGATGAAAGAATTATAGATGTGGATGGAAATGAAATTATAATATCTGTAGATGGTATTGATGATTTTGAAATTGCAGATATAAGCTTTGAGGATGCAGAAGAGCTTGAAGGTGACCTTATAATAACTGCAAAATATCTTAATGTTGAATTTGGAGAAGTTTACCCTGCGGAGATTGTAATTGAAGATGGTCTGTTTAAAGAGGTCATTCCAATCATCACTGATGACGATAACGAACTTGATTTGGATTATGATGGCATTTTAATACCAGGGTTTATTGATTCACACATTCACATTGAAAGTTCAAAATTATCCCCTTCCAATTTTGCTAAAGCGGTATTGCCTTATGGGACCACTTCTGTAGTGGCGGATTCTCATGAGATTGCAAACGTTTTAGGAATTGATGGAATTAATTGGATGGTGGAGGATGGAAAGTATGTGCCATTTGATTTTTATTATGCTGTCCCATCATGCGTCCCCCATTCTAGCTTTGAAAATTCAGGAGCGGTAATTACAAGTTCTGATGTAAAGGAATTGCTGAAACGTGATGAAATGGTTGCTCTTGGCGAAATGAATTTTCCAGCAGTTTTATCCGGTGATGAAGAAGTTTTAAGGAAAATTGAAGGGGCTCATAAATTAGGAAAACCTATTGATGGTCATGCTCCTTTATTGTCTGGTGAAGACTTGAAAAGATATGTCTCATATGGAATTACAACTGACCATGAATGCACTAGCTTTAGCGAAGCTATTGAAAAGTCTCGTCTTGGAATGACAATCATGGTTCGTGAAGGATCATCTGCTAAGGATATGGATGCCCTTTTAGATTATGATGATAGATTGAATTACTTGATTGAAGAGGAAATGGCGGGTAATGCGGTTATAGAAAGCATTGATGATGCTATGTCTATTCCACCATTTGAGATTTTAGTATGTGATGATATTGATGCTGAAGACTTGTCTGAAGGGCATTTGGACAGAGTGATAAAAAAAGCCATTTCATTAAAAATCAATCCTAAGGAAGCCATTAAAATGGCAACATTTAATCCTGCAGAACATTATGGATTAAATTGTGGTGCGATTGAAGAAGGCAGAATTGCAAATTTCGCATTGGTTGATGACTTAAGAAACTTGAATGTCAGCAAAGTTTGGGTTCATGGAGAGCTTGTCGTTGATGATGGTAAAGTCCTATTTGAAACAGAAATAGCCGAATCAAAACCTAGCATTGTTTTAGATGAGGTTAAAGCTGAGGATTTTGATGCAAAAATGGAAATGAGTTGGACAAATTCATTAATGGATGAGACAACTAATGTTTTTGCAATTAAGGCATATGACAGCAGTATTCTTACAGAAAAGTGTGAAGAGACCCTGCTTGTTCAAGATGGTGTAATCCAATCGGATTTAAATAAGGATGTTGTTAAGATTGCTGTAGTAAACAGATATGGTGGAAACAATATAATGAATGGTTTCATTAAAGGGTTCAATCTTAAAAAAGGAGCTTTCGGAGCTTCAGTGGCACATGATTCTCATAATATTTTAGTCATAGGAACAAATAGTGAAGATATGGCTAAAGTGGTTAATATTATTAGAGAGCATCAAGGTGGACTAGCAGTTTATTCATCAGAAGAAGATCTTTGTGAAGTTTTAGAGCTTCCAATAGCTGGGCTAATGTCCAATAGGGATATTGATTATGTGGCAGATAAAAATAGAAAACTAGGAGAGGCAGTAAATAAATTAGGATGTAATTTAACATCTCCATTTACTACTTTATCCTTTATGGCATTGCTTTCAATTCCTCATTTTAAAATAAGCAATCAAGGGCTATTTGATGTGGATAAGCTTGAATTTATAGATTTAATACATAATTTTTAA
- a CDS encoding TIGR00300 family protein, translated as MYKREIELSGHIIDSLTLPKTMDIIMDNGGDFDILEFDIGKRKSDTSKAKIMVSAESPDILNSILDELNFIGVSISEIEEVNLVPSPKDQVAPEGFYSTSHHVTHIYYKGEWILVEEIEMDCLIVIDEENKTARCKPIADIKEGDLIVVGREGVKITPPQRSRGKQGVFEFMNSEVSSEKPMMSIINDVATEIKNVKANGGKIALVGGPAIVHTGSAGIVAQLIKEGFIDVIFAGNALATHDIECDQFGTSLGVNVKTGEVVAHGHTHHMRAINRINNSGSIREAVEDGTLKSGIMYECIKNDVPFVLAGSIRDDGPLPDVITDTVESQKLMRKYAQEVDMVIMISTMLHSIATGNLLPSRVKSICVDINPSTVTKLADRGSAQVVGIVTDVGAFLPVLYNALHE; from the coding sequence ATGTATAAGAGAGAAATAGAATTGTCTGGTCATATCATTGATTCTTTAACTCTTCCTAAAACCATGGATATTATCATGGATAATGGTGGAGACTTTGATATACTAGAGTTTGATATAGGAAAACGCAAATCTGATACTAGTAAAGCTAAAATAATGGTTTCAGCAGAATCTCCCGATATTTTAAATTCTATTCTTGATGAACTTAACTTTATTGGGGTTTCAATATCTGAAATTGAAGAGGTAAACTTAGTGCCTTCTCCAAAAGATCAAGTAGCTCCAGAGGGTTTTTATTCAACAAGCCATCATGTTACTCATATTTACTACAAAGGTGAATGGATTCTTGTAGAAGAAATTGAAATGGATTGCCTTATTGTCATTGATGAGGAAAACAAGACTGCTAGATGCAAGCCAATTGCAGACATTAAGGAAGGAGACTTGATTGTCGTTGGTAGAGAAGGAGTAAAAATCACACCACCTCAAAGATCAAGAGGTAAGCAAGGCGTATTTGAATTCATGAACAGTGAAGTTTCTTCCGAAAAGCCAATGATGAGCATCATTAATGATGTTGCAACTGAAATTAAGAATGTCAAGGCAAATGGCGGAAAAATAGCTCTTGTAGGAGGGCCAGCTATTGTTCACACAGGTTCTGCAGGAATTGTTGCACAACTCATTAAGGAAGGATTCATTGATGTGATCTTTGCAGGAAACGCATTGGCTACTCACGATATTGAATGTGATCAATTCGGAACTTCCCTTGGTGTAAATGTAAAAACCGGTGAAGTTGTAGCTCATGGTCACACTCACCATATGAGAGCCATTAACAGAATCAATAATTCCGGTTCAATTAGGGAAGCTGTTGAAGATGGAACCTTAAAAAGTGGAATCATGTATGAATGTATTAAAAACGATGTTCCATTCGTTTTGGCAGGATCCATTCGTGACGACGGACCTCTTCCTGATGTGATAACAGACACTGTTGAATCACAAAAGTTAATGCGTAAGTATGCTCAGGAAGTTGACATGGTCATTATGATTTCAACTATGTTGCATTCCATTGCAACTGGTAACCTATTGCCTTCAAGAGTTAAAAGTATTTGTGTAGACATAAACCCATCTACTGTTACTAAACTTGCAGATAGAGGCAGTGCACAAGTTGTAGGTATTGTAACTGATGTAGGAGCATTCTTGCCTGTTTTATACAATGCATTACATGAATAA
- the speB gene encoding agmatinase — protein MLFNTYEPWKFAFSAESIDLNNLDNGDSNDSNESKRWGIIGVPFDSTCSYHHGSRYGPTIIREASFGFEQYNSTFEKLLDGVFYDCGDLNVVHGNCRKTCDSLEDAVRELIESNIRPIIIGGEHSVSIGSLKALADFEENKDLSDIIIIHLDAHRDIIDTYIGEKDSHATIMRRVHDLNPKELIQIGIRSFSIEEKEFVEGKENITSFLAKDLFDDFDILLEKLESIEGKVYISIDMDVIDPAFAPSVGNPTPNGLHPVDVENIFEALANNESIDIIGFDLVEVASDKLGDITAVLAAKMIYDFLTLFA, from the coding sequence ATGCTTTTCAATACTTATGAACCATGGAAATTTGCTTTTTCAGCAGAATCTATAGATTTAAATAATTTAGATAATGGAGATTCTAATGATTCTAATGAATCAAAAAGGTGGGGGATAATTGGAGTTCCATTCGACAGCACTTGTTCCTATCATCATGGTTCAAGGTATGGTCCAACAATCATTAGAGAAGCATCATTTGGATTTGAACAATACAATTCAACATTCGAAAAGCTTTTGGATGGTGTATTTTATGACTGTGGCGACTTGAATGTTGTTCATGGAAACTGCAGAAAAACTTGTGATTCTCTTGAAGATGCTGTAAGAGAATTAATTGAATCCAATATCAGGCCGATTATCATTGGTGGTGAACATAGCGTAAGCATAGGATCCCTAAAGGCATTAGCTGATTTTGAAGAGAATAAAGATTTATCTGACATTATCATTATCCATTTAGATGCTCATAGAGATATTATTGATACATATATTGGAGAAAAGGATTCTCATGCTACAATTATGAGAAGAGTCCATGATTTGAATCCTAAGGAATTGATTCAAATAGGAATCAGATCTTTCTCCATTGAAGAAAAGGAATTTGTTGAAGGTAAAGAGAATATCACTAGCTTTTTAGCAAAAGACCTTTTTGACGATTTTGATATTCTTTTGGAAAAGCTTGAATCAATTGAGGGAAAAGTTTACATTTCCATTGATATGGATGTAATTGACCCCGCATTTGCACCATCTGTAGGAAATCCAACTCCGAATGGATTGCATCCTGTGGATGTTGAAAATATTTTTGAAGCATTAGCAAATAATGAATCTATTGATATAATTGGTTTTGACCTTGTAGAGGTTGCAAGTGATAAATTAGGCGATATCACTGCTGTTCTTGCAGCTAAAATGATTTATGACTTCTTGACATTATTTGCTTAA
- a CDS encoding translation initiation factor IF-5A, giving the protein MSTKVVELKTVKVGKYIVLDGEASKVTSLTTSSPGKHGAAKARLEAVGIFDGQKRSLVKPVDTKVEVPILDKRIGQILAVMGDQVQIMDLESFETFELPIPAEFDEEIRGAVGTDLGVEYIIALGNMKIMRTKKV; this is encoded by the coding sequence ATGTCAACCAAAGTTGTAGAACTTAAAACCGTAAAAGTCGGAAAATATATTGTATTAGACGGAGAAGCTTCTAAAGTAACTAGCTTAACCACTTCATCCCCTGGTAAACATGGGGCTGCAAAAGCAAGATTAGAAGCTGTTGGTATTTTTGATGGTCAAAAAAGAAGTTTAGTAAAACCTGTAGACACTAAAGTAGAAGTACCTATTCTTGACAAAAGAATTGGTCAAATTTTAGCTGTTATGGGTGACCAAGTTCAAATCATGGACTTAGAATCATTCGAAACCTTTGAATTACCTATACCTGCTGAATTCGATGAAGAAATCAGAGGTGCTGTAGGTACTGACTTAGGTGTAGAATATATCATTGCTTTAGGCAATATGAAAATCATGAGAACTAAAAAAGTATAA
- a CDS encoding pyruvoyl-dependent arginine decarboxylase translates to MRIAIVSGSSEGPTELNAFDNALYEAEIGDVNLIKVSSMLEANTKVEKLPKLKAGSMVNCVLSSLTSDNEGDELIACVAVAIGDELGCVVEANGTNQNPEDIKSEAIEMVKYMMDKRNVRIKELIVEEAHHTVKEIGSAIAAVIYIREDILE, encoded by the coding sequence ATGAGAATAGCTATTGTTTCAGGTTCAAGCGAAGGGCCAACAGAATTGAATGCTTTTGATAATGCTTTATATGAAGCAGAAATAGGTGATGTGAACTTAATAAAAGTTTCTAGCATGCTTGAAGCTAATACCAAAGTGGAAAAATTGCCTAAATTGAAAGCAGGATCAATGGTAAACTGCGTTTTATCAAGCTTAACCTCAGATAACGAAGGAGATGAGCTTATTGCATGTGTTGCAGTGGCTATCGGTGATGAACTTGGATGTGTCGTTGAGGCAAACGGAACAAATCAAAATCCAGAAGACATAAAGAGTGAAGCAATAGAAATGGTAAAGTACATGATGGATAAGCGTAATGTAAGAATCAAGGAATTAATTGTAGAGGAAGCACATCATACCGTGAAAGAAATAGGATCTGCAATAGCTGCAGTAATCTACATTAGAGAAGATATTTTAGAATAA